From the Triticum urartu cultivar G1812 chromosome 4, Tu2.1, whole genome shotgun sequence genome, the window AAGTCCCATATTATTTATGGTAAATGTTGTGCTTCATTTTCCAAAACTATTAGTTGTACACACTTTGTATCTCAAATTACCTTTGTGGAATTTTAATCTatggaatagttttgcaactatAAAATCATACCAAATGGTTTTCACAAAAGATTGGGAAAAACCATAAATGTAACTTGTGGGACGAGATATATATGTATAAAGTGTGCTTTTAAAATATGGATGCAACCTATAAAAAAACAGTAGCCTACTCTGTTGCCTTTTTGCGAGGAAAAGGAAATTCATTCATCAAGCAGCCAAGTCTGCATTATAAAGATCAGGTACCTCATCCGATCACACCGCAATGCGCTTCTCTATTTTACCATAGTTTGGTAAAAAGTGACTAACAATGTTTTGTTCTCGCCAAACTTGTTTGACTATGAATTCCCTCTGACCCTGAAGAAGCAATGCTTTAATCTCATGTACCATCATCATGTATGCAGATCTGTTCTCTCCCTGTTCGATGGTCATCTTGACCAATTCTGAACAATCTGGATGAATCACAATAGGCAAAGATGACCATTGGATAGCTAGTGAAATGCCTTTCAAGCGTACACTCCATCCCACATAGGTTTAAACATAGAGAGAGATCAAGATTGTTCTGGTGGGATTTTGTCGTTTGTAAACCGACGATTAAAATGGTTCTAATACAtttgcaaaaaaagaaaaaaaatattttGAATACGATAGTACGGGAAGTGCTTCAGAGAAACAATTTGAGAAAAAAAAAGAGTACAAAATCCTATCTGACGATCGTTTGCTAGGAGAGGGGTGATAAGCAAACCCTTTTTTATGATAGTTTTAGTTCTGAGATGAGATCAAACAATGACAATTTTAAAAAATTGCCTTGTTTGACAAAAACTGTCATGTCGCTATGAAGAAATAGCCATCCCTGGCACCTAAAAATGCAAGTGAAATCATTCACAAACGCCACCTTCTTTTAACAAACGTTCACCGGCTAAGGGGTTGAAAAGTAAGCCAGGTTCATTGTCCAGTGAAGAAACTAGAGTTTTCATAAACGATAGTACAACAAAAGGATACGAGGGGGAGGATATGGATGGAAATCTGAGAGGGCAacttctttctctttttttcgcaAAAGGGAAAGAATCCAAACAGCACGAGGAACAAACTGGGTATATGTCCGCTCACTGACCGGTGGGCCTCGTCGGTCAGTAGCTCCGTCGTCAAGTCTTGTACTCTTGTTAGCTCGAGATCCAGACTCGAGAGCGCGAGCGAGACTTTTCTTTCCATCCGCAGGAGATCCCGACGAGAAGACGAAGGCGAAGCCGGCGGCGCAACCGAAGCCCCTCATGGCCCGCTCGTCCTCGCAGCCAGTCCTCCGTCGGCGGCGCCGGCGCCGCCGGATCCCGCCCGGCCACCGCCGGGCCCCGCGGCACGCCCGCCGCCACGGCCGGCATGCGACGCCGacccggccgcacctcctcctcCGCGTCCGGTGGCGGAGGCTTCTCCGGCGGTGGAGGGAACAACATGCTGCGCTTCTACACCGACGAGGCCCCGGGGCTGCGCCTCTCCCCGACCATGGTGCTCGTCATGTCCGTCTGCTTCATCGGCTTCGTCACCGCCCTCCACGTCTTCGGCAAGCTCTACCGCTCCCGCACCGCCGCCTCCGCGTCCGCCTGATCAATCCGGTTCCTGCTCCTGTTTCGTCTTCGTCTCAGATCAGATCAGATGGTTTTGGTGTGTAACAAAGAGGCTGTGGTTGCTACCTGACGAGTTAGATCTGCCGAAGTACCCTACATGTTTAATTATGGTGCCCTTTCTGTTTCCATTTACCTTGTTGTTGCGATGAATTGTGGCTAATCACTTGTGCTTGTCAATTGAAATCATCAGAAGTGTGTGCTTCTTGGGGATTGGGGCACAGTTTTGCCTGTTTGAGAACTAGTAGACCAATTATGCATCTTGCTAGCTTCATACGTTGCTTAATTAAGTACCTATGCAGTTCTCTTTTGGTTGTCATCAATTTTTATTAGAGAACTGGATGTTTCTGTCGGATAATTAGGCATCTCATGATTCTTTCTCGAGCTTCTGTGTCACTGTGATAATACTAGTAGCTAATCTTTGTTCACTAAATATAGTTTCTATATATAGAATAGTTATGCCATGTTCATAACACTCGAAATGCTCTGCTGTTTTCATGGTTTGATGGCCTTTTATGGTGGAAAATTCTGCTCAATCTTTTGACAGGGTAATAAATGATGAGTGATCAATTTCGTTGATCTGGATTGGCATAAGCAATTCGCTAATGTTGTAACGTGTAAGACAGAACTTTAGCTATGCAATCTAAACGTGGTGATACTTTGGGCAAAATTGCATGTTTAGATTAATTTTAGTGACCTGTATATTGATCTGAACCTTGGATTGTTGAATTTGCCAAGCCTGTCGCAAAACCACAAGTTACCTTTGAAAAAGAGAAAACCTAGAGGCTAGAGGTTGTGCGATGTAACAAACTGGCAAGATAATTggtgtgtctagggcacatcCAGATATGCtttagttattgcacatctaagtgagtgaatcaagtataaaaagaaaagaaaaagagaaagaaagtATTCACACGAATCTTAatgtaagatcaatgacatatgacttagatgtgcaatacttatggcacatctagatgtgctttagcaaaactgaaGATAATTTACAAGAACAAGAACAAGAGATGTCTAGTattccctctgtcccaaaataagtgttgaagttgtactccctccatcccataatataaggtCCAAAATAAGTGTTGAagttgtactccctccatcccataatataaggtCGTTTTGcaagctattttagcttgcaaaatgatcttatattataagacggagggagtactaaagtCGAAACACTTATTTTGGAATGAAGGGAGTATTAAAATTCTTTTTATATGGAGGTTATGTCTGTTCAGTTTTACTCCATAGTATTGCTCAGACAACCTCAACTTTTTTGCCTGTGAAACGTGAGTATTTTCTAGTGATGGTTTAGGGGTAAATGTATCAGCTGTGCAATTCCGAGCCAAGGTTTTGATGTGAACAGCACGGAAGATATTGATTGATGTTGTTCTGGAAGTTGGGCTTCACGCTTGCTCGTTTCATTGATTCGTCATTAGAAGTTCTGAACAAAGCTGTATTGTCAACAGTGTTTACTGTACTTAAAAAAAAGTGTAATATCCACTTGCTGCTTATCTGATCAAAAGTTAAGTGGCACAGAGCTAAGCAAGCCTACTAAAAAAGAAGCAGAGGGTATGTGAAGCGGGGCCCATCTGATAAAGAGATATCACTAAGATTCCAGGAACCCACTCTTCTTCAACACTAACCTGGATTCAGAGGCAGACACGCCTAACGCAACCCATCTTTGGGAGCTACTAGCAGCAGCACCAACCCAGCTAGATCACTGCTGACCGAACAAGAAACACAAAGAAGTCCACCAGATCAACGGTCTTTCCTCATAACGCCAATACAATGTTTCGGTGACAGTGGGGCTAGCGATGAATTTCCTCTTGAGTTACGAACGCAAGAGGTTGTCTCATCCTATTTCATCGTCAAAGATTACACCCAGCTAAAACATTATTTTGCTGCCGCCGCTACTACTCCTCATCGGATTTTTCCACCTCTTCATTCTCGTACTCGGAACCAGAGCCATCTATATCCGCAAATGGATTCTCGTCACtgctatcatcatcctcatcctctGAAAGTTCTTCAGGATAATCATAGAGTGGGTTGTCTTCGGCTGCATGTTCAACGCACAACTTTTAAGCTAATGAAGATCTTACCAATTAATTACAGAAGCAGAATGATTGTACAATTACCATTTGAGTCATCCGTGTCATATGGATACTCATCATCATCGTAACATTCGCCATCCTCATCGTCCACTTGTAACCTAGTATAAGAAGACTTGTCAAACAGAATCCCCACGAAAAAGAATGGGATCTAGTAACACGTTTGAATGAAAATTACAGTGGGTATGAAGCTGCAGATGCGCCCTCCTCCATGTTTGTATCATCCACCTCCTTGACAGTATATATGTCATAAACATCTGAATCTACTCATCAGGAAAAATATTCTCATTAATATTAGCGCCCAAGCAAAAATGCTTGTGATTACTATAAAATGCATTATTACACTTtgctatcaacaccaatgatCTCAACTCTTTCACACACTGTTAAAGCTTACGTGGCATGAACACCTAAAAGGAAAGAAATTACATACCTTCTGACTGTGCTAGCGAAACAATATCAGATTCGATTTCTTCAGCAGCCGACGGCAAGTGTTCCCGTAGAAGCGGAAGAAAGTTGCATAAAATCGCACCCTCTTCGACAGAGGTCATCCTGCAGAGAGCATCATAAGGAACCACATGATTGTTCACCATTTTGCTTTAGAAGAACAGATGAGTTATCCAAAACAAAACTTACTGTGGTTCTGCTGGATGCTTCTCTCCATCAGAATCTACTTGGACAGCATCATAAAGATGACACATTTCTCTCAGTGTTTCATCAACCTCATTATTGTCTCCTTTCCGCCTCTTCCATATTTGTGCAAAGCGGGCATTTCTTCCAAGATTCTATATAGGGACATTGACAAAAACTATTACTAACAATGAGGGAAACAGAGAACCAACATCATCCCCTGTCTTTGATGGATGCGAAGAAAATAAGAACTCGGCAAAAAAGTGCTGCTGTCAAGAAAGCATAATAGCCCTCACCAGCTATGCAAAGGATACAAAGGTACACATTATTATTCCAAAGAAAACACAAGCTGAATCTCAATCATAAGAAAGGAAAAGAGCGTGCTCTATGTTAAGGAGTATCAGTATTAGCCTAGGAGTCCTTATTAGGCTATGTTTCCTTCTTTGTACCCCAAGTATTGTGTGCTATATATTGTGTGCAATAGAGATAAGTTAAATCCATAACACGGTATCATGGGCCCAGGTTTAGGGAATTTTTTTTGGACGTCGCAACTCGCCCTCTCGACCTAATCTTGCGCCACCACCTTTCTCCTTGGCCGGTTGTGCTGACCTCCTCTCTGCTGGCGCTGCTCTCCAGCGCCTCCCGTCCGACTCCACCCCCTGATGCTACAATCGTCCGTGTCCACCACCCGCAGGACAACCACGCTGGTACTCCCGTCCACCACGTCTCACCGTCGCTGGTCTGTCCTGGCGCGGCTCCCGCTCTGATCCAATAGGTAAGTTGCACCCATAACACTCTACACGTACTCTAGAAATTGATCATGCTGTATACAACACTTGCCCAAACCCTTTTCACCTAAAATAATTTTACTGTCCCTTTACAATACATTTGCTTGATCCCAGCGATCCATCAAATTAAGTGCATAATTAGTACACATAAACTTAAGGATAAGAAGTTCACTAGCCAGAATAAAATTACCTCATGTCTCTGTCTGGCTGCTGAACGTAGCTGGTCTTGTTTCTGTTGAAAGAGAACTATCTTAGAATTTGATTGAGTAACTTCATTCCAAATTCCAAATAGAAAGCTCTGCTTATGACATCATAGTTCAGCAGTGGATCATTCAAACGCTCAAGGAGAGAAACAAGAAGGTTTAATTATTCAAGTGGTCCTCAGGGCATAGTTTTAAATAGCGGAGATAACGGCCGCTATTGCGGTAGCGCTATTGCGGCCGCTATTTCTGAAATTAAATGTCATTACTTTTGTTAATGATCTAGAAATATACAGAATAATCTAGTGTTCTTACAAATCGGCTATGCGGACATAGCGCCTGCAATATCGCCAGCTATCTGCATTCCGCTACATGGACCCCAATCCGCTACCAGCCCGCTACCCGCTATTTAAAACCTTCTCAGGGGGACGAGCACAATAATAATTAGGTAAATAATTGCAAAGGGACTTACTTTGTCTTGCTTCATTCTTTCATTCCTCTCCTTTGTCTTGCTCTTTATCTCTTTGGTGCTCAGGTCAGAATGCTAAAAAGAAACAGATGGGATTATGTTCTATAAAATGTATTACTATGCATAGAATAACAGTTAAGAATGGGAATGGGTCGGCCCGCTCCGGCCCGGACCTGGTACCATTGGCCGATCTGCTTTGTTCAGGGACATGGAGCCAACCCAATGGTCCAATGGTGATCGGCCTCATGCCCCACTGGGTAACATGGTCGGACCCATTTTAATTGACACAAAATAGGAAGTAGTAACACAACATCTTTACAAATAGCATCATTAGCGGTAGAATTTTTTAGCATGTTAGGATCTCTAGAGTtatttttttcaaagaaaaagaCCCATTTTAATTGACACAAAATAGGAAGTAGTAACACAACATCTTTACAAATAGCATCATTAGCGGTAGAATTTTTTAGCATGTTAGGATCTCTAGAGTtatttttttcaaagaaaaacaATGCGTATATACAGCCGTTAGCATATTTGTAACTCTAGAACAAAGGTAATTTTGGATCAATACTTTAAATTTTTCTATAAATACAAGGCTAATAACCCTCATATATGCATATGCCACTGTAAAGGCTACTACAACTTTGGGCAACCAAATTTGGCTCGACCCACTTGCCCCGATGACCCGATGGGACTGTGGTGTCCGGCTCCCCTGGCCCATTTTTCATACGAAGCCGACCCAGAAGACCCATTGACCTTGAAATTTTGGGTCGGACCAACGTCTCAATGGGTAACATCGGCCCATTCCCATCTTGAGAATAACTACTACTGATCATTGAGCAACCGCATATTGATGGAACTAGTAATTCCTTTGTTCCATGCATGTAGAGTACAACTAGTCGCATATATCTCCCAACAATTTCAGAGAAGTTATTCGGTTCATAATGTGTGGCCAACAAAACCTGTGTGATGCTCGACCAGTTTCACAAGAAAGAAATACAACAAGACTTAACGAATATTACCAAAAGGGAGTGAAGAACGTCTTCAACAGCCCCAGAATGATGGACTGTCTCGACATGCTGGACAAGAAGCTTCTTCACCCGTGGTTCCTCTGAAGCTTATCAGTGGTGAGTTATGTTAAATAGGGTAAAATCATGAGTGACAGGTTACATGCAAACAGGAGGTGGTTGGTTCATACCTTGGGCACTGGAGGAGGGTTGGGAGATG encodes:
- the LOC125551184 gene encoding LOW QUALITY PROTEIN: protein transport protein Sec61 subunit beta (The sequence of the model RefSeq protein was modified relative to this genomic sequence to represent the inferred CDS: inserted 2 bases in 1 codon), which gives rise to MARSSSQXQSSVGGAGAAGSRPATAGPRGTPAATAGMRRRPGRTSSSASGGGGFSGGGGNNMLRFYTDEAPGLRLSPTMVLVMSVCFIGFVTALHVFGKLYRSRTAASASA
- the LOC125551185 gene encoding RNA-directed DNA methylation 4 isoform X2; the encoded protein is MASAVEAAGDASTSAAEVREKPVVVRVKRKPSQARPDAFWLEINERPMKKAMLDFSSLSISQPSSSAQEEPRVKKLLVQHVETVHHSGAVEDVLHSLLHSDLSTKEIKSKTKERNERMKQDKKQDQLRSAARQRHENLGRNARFAQIWKRRKGDNNEVDETLREMCHLYDAVQVDSDGEKHPAEPQMTSVEEGAILCNFLPLLREHLPSAAEEIESDIVSLAQSEDSDVYDIYTVKEVDDTNMEEGASAASYPLLQVDDEDGECYDDDEYPYDTDDSNAEDNPLYDYPEELSEDEDDDSSDENPFADIDGSGSEYENEEVEKSDEE
- the LOC125551185 gene encoding RNA-directed DNA methylation 4 isoform X1 translates to MASAVEAAGDASTSAAEVREKPVVVRVKRKPSQARPDAFWLEINERPMKKAMLDFSSLSISQPSSSAQASEEPRVKKLLVQHVETVHHSGAVEDVLHSLLHSDLSTKEIKSKTKERNERMKQDKKQDQLRSAARQRHENLGRNARFAQIWKRRKGDNNEVDETLREMCHLYDAVQVDSDGEKHPAEPQMTSVEEGAILCNFLPLLREHLPSAAEEIESDIVSLAQSEDSDVYDIYTVKEVDDTNMEEGASAASYPLLQVDDEDGECYDDDEYPYDTDDSNAEDNPLYDYPEELSEDEDDDSSDENPFADIDGSGSEYENEEVEKSDEE